A stretch of the Gossypium hirsutum isolate 1008001.06 chromosome D07, Gossypium_hirsutum_v2.1, whole genome shotgun sequence genome encodes the following:
- the LOC107953519 gene encoding hypersensitive-induced reaction 1 protein, which yields MGNLFCCVQVDQSTVAIKERFGRFEDVLEPGCHCLPWFLGSQLAGHLSLRLQQLDVRCETKTKDNVFVNVVASIQYRALADKASDAFYKLTNTRTQIQAYVFDVIRASVPKLNLDDVFEQKTEIAKAVEEELEKAMSAYGYEIVQTLIVDIEPDEHVKRAMNEINAAARLRVAANEKAEAEKILQIKRAEGEAESKYLSGLGIARQRQAIVDGLRDSVLGFSVNVPGTTAKDVMDMVLVTQYFDTMKEIGAASKSSAVFIPHGPGAVRDVATQIRDGLLQATHQ from the exons ATGGGTAATCTTTTCTGTTGTGTACAAGTTGACCAGTCTACAGTAGCCATTAAGGAGAGATTTGGCAGGTTTGAGGATGTTCTTGAACCTGGATGCCATTGCCTACCTTGGTTTCTTGGAAGTCAACTTGCTGGCCACCTGTCGCTAAGATTGCAGCAGTTGGATGTTCGTTGTGAAACCAAGACTAAG GACAATGTATTTGTTAATGTTGTTGCATCTATTCAATACCGGGCACTGGCAGACAAGGCAAGTGATGCCTTTTACAAGCTGACAAACACAAGGACACAAATTCAAGCCTATGTGTTTGATG TTATTAGAGCAAGTGTTCCGAAGCTAAATCTGGATGATGTTTTTGAACAAAAGACTGAAATTGCTAAAGCTGTTGAAGAAGAACTTGAGAAG GCTATGTCTGCCTATGGGTATGAGATTGTTCAAACACTTATTGTGGACATAGAACCTGACGAGCATGTGAAGCGTGCGATGAATGAAATTAATGCCG CTGCAAGGCTGAGAGTGGCAGCTAATGAGAAGGCAGAGGCTGAGAAAATTTTGCAAATCAAACGAGCTGAAGGTGAGGCTGAGTCCAAATATTTGTCAGGGCTGGGTATCGCTCGCCAACGACAAGCAATTGTTGATGGTTTGCGAGATAGCGTGCTTGGATTCTCCGTTAATGTCCCGGGGACTACTGCAAAGGATGTTATGGATATGGTCCTGGTTACCCAGTACTTTGACACCATGAAAGAAATTGGTGCTGCTTCTAAGTCCTCAGCTGTGTTTATCCCTCATGGTCCTGGAGCTGTTCGTGATGTCGCTACTCAGATTCGTGATGGACTCCTCCAGGCCACACACCAGTAA
- the LOC107953517 gene encoding homeobox-leucine zipper protein HAT5 isoform X1 — protein sequence MAGGRVFSCNNTNSVGGSNNLSVLLQSQRVPSSSEPMDPLFIPRPGSSPYSFFVSGTRSMVSFEDVHGGNRSFFRSFDEEENGDEDLDEYFHQPEKKRRLTVDQVQFLEKSFEVENKLEPERKTQLAKELGLQPRQVAIWFQNRRARWKTKQLEKDYDTLQASFNTLKDDYGNLLKEKDKLKQEVLQLTDKLVMKEKNNSELSDVNTVCQEPPQKPVDSDSPHSSYPFEPDQSDTSQDEEDNLSKALFQPSSYIFPKLEDNDYSDPPASSCSYGFHVEDHAFWSSAY from the exons ATGGCGGGTGGGAGGGTCTTCTCTTGTAATAATACTAATAGTGTTGGTGGTTCTAATAATCTCTCTGTTTTACTTCAAAGTCAAAGGGTTCCATCTTCTTCTGAGCCTATGGATCCTCTTTTCATTCCAAGACCAGGCTCTTCCCCTTATTCTTTCTTTG TTTCAGGTACGAGATCGATGGTAAGCTTTGAAGACGTCCATGGAGGAAACAGATCATTCTTtagaagttttgatgaagaaGAGAATGGAGATGAAGATCTTGATGAGTATTTTCATCAACCTGAGAAGAAAAGGCGACTCACTGTTGACCAAGTCCAGTTTCTAGAGAAAAGTTTCGAGGTTGAAAACAAACTTGAACCTGAAAGGAAAACTCAACTAGCTAAAGAACTTGGGTTACAACCCCGTCAAGTTGCCATTTGGTTTCAAAACCGCCGTGCTCGATGGAAGACTAAGCAGCTTGAAAAAGACTATGACACTTTACAAGCTAGCTTTAATACCCTCAAAGATGATTATGGTAATCTCCTCAAAGAGAAAGATAAACTTAAACAGGAG GTTCTTCAGCTTACTGATAAGTTGGTTATGAAAGAAAAGAACAACTCAGAGTTATCTGATGTGAACACAGTGTGTCAAGAACCACCACAAAAGCCTGTTGATTCAGACAGCCCTCATTCATCTTATCCATTCGAACCAGATCAGTCTGATACATCACAAGATGAGGAAGATAACTTGAGTAAGGCTTTGTTTCAACCATCTTCTTACATCTTCCCAAAATTGGAAGACAATGATTACTCCGACCCGCCTGCAAGTTCTTGTAGTTATGGATTTCATGTTGAAGATCATGCTTTCTGGTCTTCGGCTTATTAA
- the LOC107953517 gene encoding homeobox-leucine zipper protein HAT5 isoform X2, producing MAGGRVFSCNNTNSVGGSNNLSVLLQSQRVPSSSEPMDPLFIPRPGSSPYSFFGTRSMVSFEDVHGGNRSFFRSFDEEENGDEDLDEYFHQPEKKRRLTVDQVQFLEKSFEVENKLEPERKTQLAKELGLQPRQVAIWFQNRRARWKTKQLEKDYDTLQASFNTLKDDYGNLLKEKDKLKQEVLQLTDKLVMKEKNNSELSDVNTVCQEPPQKPVDSDSPHSSYPFEPDQSDTSQDEEDNLSKALFQPSSYIFPKLEDNDYSDPPASSCSYGFHVEDHAFWSSAY from the exons ATGGCGGGTGGGAGGGTCTTCTCTTGTAATAATACTAATAGTGTTGGTGGTTCTAATAATCTCTCTGTTTTACTTCAAAGTCAAAGGGTTCCATCTTCTTCTGAGCCTATGGATCCTCTTTTCATTCCAAGACCAGGCTCTTCCCCTTATTCTTTCTTTG GTACGAGATCGATGGTAAGCTTTGAAGACGTCCATGGAGGAAACAGATCATTCTTtagaagttttgatgaagaaGAGAATGGAGATGAAGATCTTGATGAGTATTTTCATCAACCTGAGAAGAAAAGGCGACTCACTGTTGACCAAGTCCAGTTTCTAGAGAAAAGTTTCGAGGTTGAAAACAAACTTGAACCTGAAAGGAAAACTCAACTAGCTAAAGAACTTGGGTTACAACCCCGTCAAGTTGCCATTTGGTTTCAAAACCGCCGTGCTCGATGGAAGACTAAGCAGCTTGAAAAAGACTATGACACTTTACAAGCTAGCTTTAATACCCTCAAAGATGATTATGGTAATCTCCTCAAAGAGAAAGATAAACTTAAACAGGAG GTTCTTCAGCTTACTGATAAGTTGGTTATGAAAGAAAAGAACAACTCAGAGTTATCTGATGTGAACACAGTGTGTCAAGAACCACCACAAAAGCCTGTTGATTCAGACAGCCCTCATTCATCTTATCCATTCGAACCAGATCAGTCTGATACATCACAAGATGAGGAAGATAACTTGAGTAAGGCTTTGTTTCAACCATCTTCTTACATCTTCCCAAAATTGGAAGACAATGATTACTCCGACCCGCCTGCAAGTTCTTGTAGTTATGGATTTCATGTTGAAGATCATGCTTTCTGGTCTTCGGCTTATTAA